In Methanothrix sp., a genomic segment contains:
- a CDS encoding ABC transporter substrate-binding protein, translating to MIGFVAAGLLLLFLCTAQADDGGDDGSVEMLTVADSTGDWGYPSPYGHYSRGPGYVRMSLIFDTLTWKDEKGIIPALAESWEMEGDDAYTFKLREDVLWHDGERFTANDVLFTIDYIKEHPYMWVSSDIIEAAEAADEYTVRINLKQPYAPFLELVAGTLPILPEHIYKGIDNPAEFKDDAALVGTGPFQLVDYDQSQGSYLYQAYDDYYLGSPRVKQLKFIKVNPELSAAALEKGDVNAANVPPEVAGGLKEEGFTVLLSSHDSITKIMVNHKKEPLSNPAFRQALYYAIDRQALVDNAARGYGVLASPGLFSVDNSWYNPHVEQYDYEPAKTEELMEGLGYTKVDGHFSKEGSPVKLEMLVTSTNERTGELIRQQLEEAGFIVSLRTVDSKTLDSLVTEWKFDLALNSHGGMGADPEILKRMTGEGYTFNSARYTENPELNELLEQEVAENDEQKRKALIDQIQVIHAQELPVLPLYYADTYWAHDGTVNMYYTKQGIANGVPIALNKQIFVS from the coding sequence ATGATTGGCTTTGTCGCAGCTGGATTGCTGCTTTTATTCCTATGTACTGCCCAGGCGGATGATGGCGGTGATGATGGCAGCGTCGAGATGCTGACCGTTGCTGACTCCACAGGTGACTGGGGCTATCCCTCGCCCTACGGCCATTACTCCCGCGGACCGGGATATGTGAGAATGAGCCTGATCTTCGATACATTGACCTGGAAGGATGAGAAGGGCATCATCCCCGCTCTGGCAGAGAGCTGGGAGATGGAGGGAGATGATGCCTATACATTCAAACTGAGAGAGGATGTTCTCTGGCATGATGGCGAGAGGTTCACCGCCAATGATGTTCTCTTCACCATCGATTATATCAAAGAGCATCCTTATATGTGGGTCTCCTCCGATATCATAGAGGCGGCAGAGGCGGCAGACGAGTATACAGTCAGGATCAACCTGAAGCAGCCTTATGCTCCCTTCCTGGAGCTGGTTGCTGGAACCCTCCCCATTCTCCCCGAGCACATATACAAGGGCATAGACAATCCAGCAGAGTTCAAGGATGATGCTGCTCTGGTGGGCACCGGCCCCTTCCAGCTTGTGGATTATGACCAGTCCCAGGGAAGCTATCTCTATCAGGCCTATGACGATTACTATCTGGGCAGCCCGAGGGTGAAACAGCTCAAGTTCATCAAGGTGAACCCGGAACTGTCAGCTGCCGCCCTGGAGAAGGGGGATGTTAATGCAGCAAATGTGCCCCCAGAGGTGGCAGGGGGTCTTAAGGAGGAGGGCTTCACAGTGCTGCTCTCTTCCCATGACTCTATCACCAAGATAATGGTCAATCATAAGAAGGAGCCTCTCTCCAATCCCGCCTTCAGGCAGGCTCTCTATTATGCCATCGATCGCCAGGCGCTGGTGGACAACGCCGCCCGCGGCTATGGGGTGCTGGCCAGCCCCGGCCTCTTCTCTGTGGACAATAGCTGGTACAACCCCCATGTAGAGCAGTACGACTACGAGCCGGCGAAGACAGAGGAGCTGATGGAAGGGCTGGGCTACACCAAGGTGGACGGCCACTTCTCCAAAGAGGGCAGCCCAGTCAAACTGGAGATGCTCGTCACCTCAACCAATGAGCGGACAGGAGAGCTGATACGCCAGCAGCTCGAAGAGGCTGGATTCATCGTAAGCTTGCGCACTGTGGACTCCAAGACCCTTGATAGCCTGGTCACTGAATGGAAGTTCGATCTGGCTTTAAACAGCCATGGGGGCATGGGAGCAGACCCTGAGATCCTGAAGAGGATGACTGGCGAGGGGTATACATTCAACAGCGCCCGGTACACAGAGAACCCAGAGCTCAATGAGCTGCTGGAGCAGGAGGTGGCCGAGAACGACGAGCAGAAACGGAAGGCTCTGATCGACCAGATTCAGGTGATCCATGCCCAGGAGCTGCCAGTTCTTCCCCTCTACTATGCTGATACCTACTGGGCGCATGATGGCACAGTGAATATGTATTACACCAAACAGGGAATTGCAAATGGCGTTCCTATAGCATTGAATAAACAGATCTTTGTAAGCTAA
- a CDS encoding AAA family ATPase codes for MKFVVCGKGGSGKSTVSALIAREMASRGEKVLVVDTDESNFGLYKQLGLPQPKDFMDSLGGKKGLGERMRKFMSSEGKEKLSILQDFTVEDIPADLIVGENGIKLVAIGKIHDYGEGCACPMGALAREFIEKLKADGMHVIVDTDAGIEHFGRGVEAGSDRIVVVIDPSFESVQLSEKISEMGAKINKPVYFILNRMNEDAAELLSLVDREKVIGSVPFDRGVFQACLKGSQVPQLAEMKEIVDRLLAE; via the coding sequence ATGAAATTTGTGGTCTGTGGCAAAGGCGGAAGCGGAAAGAGCACCGTCTCCGCTCTTATCGCCCGAGAGATGGCATCAAGAGGGGAAAAGGTGCTTGTGGTGGACACCGATGAGTCCAACTTCGGTCTGTACAAGCAGCTGGGACTCCCCCAGCCCAAGGACTTCATGGACTCGCTGGGCGGCAAGAAAGGCCTGGGAGAGCGGATGAGGAAATTCATGAGCTCTGAGGGAAAGGAGAAGCTCTCCATCCTTCAGGATTTCACAGTAGAGGATATACCAGCAGATCTTATTGTGGGTGAGAACGGCATAAAGCTGGTTGCCATCGGCAAGATCCATGACTACGGCGAGGGCTGTGCCTGCCCCATGGGCGCTTTGGCCCGGGAGTTCATCGAGAAGCTCAAGGCAGATGGAATGCATGTGATTGTGGATACCGATGCGGGAATTGAGCACTTCGGCCGGGGGGTGGAGGCGGGCAGCGACAGGATCGTAGTGGTCATAGACCCCAGCTTTGAGTCGGTGCAGCTATCAGAGAAGATCTCTGAGATGGGGGCGAAGATCAACAAGCCAGTCTACTTCATCCTCAACCGGATGAATGAGGATGCTGCAGAGCTCCTCTCTTTAGTTGATAGGGAGAAGGTCATAGGCAGCGTGCCTTTTGATCGCGGTGTCTTCCAGGCCTGCCTGAAGGGCAGCCAGGTGCCCCAACTGGCGGAGATGAAGGAGATCGTGGATAGACTTCTAGCCGAATGA
- a CDS encoding flavin reductase family protein → MILNPNQRSQIMPLPVVLLSTISSDGVRNAAPWSCVIPILRPLEEVLIASWLKRDTLENIRQTGEFVINVPRAGMEEAVMACAKSFSPEVDEFEEAGLVARPSVKVSAPGIEGCLAWAECTVVEEIARERYVLVIGRVAHLEADERFFSLENGMDFEKAKPLCIMGSERGMHFASPADTGYKGGSSRE, encoded by the coding sequence ATGATCCTGAATCCGAATCAAAGATCGCAGATCATGCCTCTTCCGGTAGTGCTCTTATCCACTATCTCCTCAGACGGGGTGCGAAATGCTGCACCCTGGTCCTGTGTGATCCCCATCCTTCGGCCACTGGAGGAGGTGCTGATTGCCTCCTGGCTGAAGAGGGATACCCTGGAGAACATCCGCCAGACGGGGGAGTTTGTGATCAATGTGCCCCGGGCTGGAATGGAGGAGGCAGTCATGGCCTGTGCTAAGAGCTTCTCCCCAGAGGTCGATGAGTTCGAGGAGGCGGGGCTTGTGGCCAGGCCATCGGTCAAGGTCAGTGCCCCAGGAATCGAGGGCTGTCTGGCCTGGGCCGAGTGTACTGTAGTGGAGGAGATCGCCCGGGAGAGGTACGTGCTCGTCATCGGCCGGGTGGCACATCTGGAGGCAGACGAGAGGTTCTTTTCCCTCGAGAACGGAATGGACTTTGAGAAGGCCAAGCCGCTATGTATAATGGGCTCAGAGAGGGGAATGCATTTTGCCTCTCCTGCAGATACAGGATATAAAGGGGGATCTTCCAGGGAATAG
- a CDS encoding PAS domain-containing hybrid sensor histidine kinase/response regulator — protein MRTASHMDRIAREEGLQRFHTGRMHSAAVLSHKAETQPAPSEDADHIKGPAAVRGLEDAHLAIIHFMNEGAVILSEEGNILYANSSFARMVKSSLRGLSGSPIHRFISPLGPGEIERQLKEENPGVHRISLQALDRSTLPALASFHPLAQGEDGPLIKERSNAAAIAIFRDQSDIKRRESLEAAERLARSIIEQATEVIVVCDDVGRIVRASDIAALICGQDPTYLSFEESFDLRQSDGEILYPVQAALDGRIMLRSEARLRCCNGKLFHLLVSAGPPRDHREEIIGCVITLFDITEQKEMEDELRKARDELELRVQERTADLSRAKEELERINEELLREIEKHKETEKALIKAKEVAEAAAQAKSDFMANMSHEIRTPMNAIIGMTSILMDDEKLSFEQRDFIETIRINGDALMIIINDILDFSKMESEKTVLEEQAFELRDNLEEAFDLVSAGARDKGLKLSYMIDENVPDYIIADPNRLRQILVNLLHNAIKFTAKGEVKLSVRAEKAQDFSPALDSYEICFSVQDTGIGIRQDQLSLLFQPFSQVDATLTRENGGTGLGLAISKRLVEMMEGRIWVESEINRGSTFSFTIKADRARGEGRSLIGVQPHLAGKSILIVEDCRPCRHILGGYAYSWGMSPLIAASAQDALNWIQRGDRFDVIVLDINVPQMDGVAVAEEIRKYDRSIPLIMLASTAEQISPGIFDAYLIKPIKPSQLHKILTGIFVIREGQEQPKPSRRSEEAEEQPDHLKILLAEDNASSQKVALRMLKRLGYRADVAANGIEVLQALERQPYDLVLMDVRMPEMNGLEAANIIRQRWPDSGPSIIAVTAYALEGDREKCLDAGMDGYISKPIRIEDLSEKLSNIRPRPCRSNR, from the coding sequence ATGAGGACGGCATCCCATATGGATCGCATTGCTCGCGAGGAGGGGCTCCAGAGGTTCCACACCGGGAGAATGCATTCTGCTGCTGTATTGAGCCACAAGGCAGAAACCCAGCCCGCCCCCTCTGAAGATGCCGATCATATAAAAGGGCCGGCAGCAGTGAGGGGACTGGAGGACGCCCATCTTGCCATCATCCATTTCATGAATGAGGGAGCAGTCATACTATCTGAGGAGGGGAATATCCTTTATGCCAACAGCAGCTTTGCCAGAATGGTGAAATCATCATTGCGGGGATTGAGCGGCAGCCCCATCCACAGATTCATTTCTCCTCTTGGCCCAGGCGAGATTGAAAGACAACTGAAAGAAGAAAACCCTGGCGTCCACAGGATCTCCCTTCAGGCCCTTGACCGGAGCACTCTTCCCGCCCTGGCCTCATTTCATCCCCTGGCGCAGGGCGAGGATGGCCCCCTCATAAAAGAGAGATCCAATGCAGCCGCAATAGCCATCTTCAGGGATCAGAGCGATATAAAAAGAAGAGAGAGCCTGGAGGCGGCAGAGAGGCTGGCTCGTTCTATCATTGAGCAGGCCACAGAGGTCATAGTGGTCTGCGATGATGTCGGGAGGATTGTCAGGGCCAGCGATATCGCCGCCCTCATCTGTGGGCAGGATCCAACTTATTTGTCCTTCGAGGAGTCGTTTGACCTGCGTCAATCGGATGGAGAGATCTTATATCCCGTTCAGGCGGCGCTGGATGGAAGAATCATGCTCCGGTCCGAGGCCAGGCTGCGTTGCTGTAACGGCAAGCTCTTCCATCTCCTTGTCAGCGCTGGACCACCGAGGGATCACAGAGAGGAGATCATCGGCTGTGTGATCACCCTCTTTGATATCACTGAGCAAAAGGAGATGGAAGATGAGCTGCGCAAGGCAAGGGACGAGCTGGAATTGAGGGTGCAGGAGAGAACAGCGGATCTATCTCGGGCCAAAGAGGAGCTGGAAAGGATAAATGAGGAGCTACTCCGGGAGATAGAGAAGCATAAGGAGACAGAAAAGGCCCTCATCAAAGCGAAAGAGGTAGCTGAAGCTGCTGCCCAGGCCAAGTCCGACTTCATGGCCAATATGAGCCATGAGATAAGAACCCCCATGAATGCAATCATCGGTATGACCTCCATTCTGATGGATGATGAGAAGCTCAGCTTTGAGCAGAGGGATTTCATAGAGACCATCAGGATAAATGGGGATGCCCTGATGATCATCATCAATGATATCCTGGACTTCTCCAAGATGGAGAGCGAGAAGACAGTCCTGGAAGAGCAGGCCTTCGAGCTGCGCGACAACCTGGAGGAGGCCTTCGACCTCGTCTCAGCCGGTGCCAGGGATAAAGGGTTGAAGCTGAGCTATATGATAGATGAGAATGTGCCTGATTATATCATCGCCGATCCCAACCGCCTCCGTCAGATCCTGGTAAACCTCTTACATAATGCCATTAAGTTCACTGCAAAGGGTGAGGTGAAGCTATCTGTGCGGGCGGAAAAGGCCCAGGACTTCAGCCCTGCCCTCGATTCATATGAGATCTGTTTCTCAGTTCAGGATACAGGAATAGGCATCCGTCAGGACCAATTAAGCCTGCTCTTTCAGCCCTTCTCTCAGGTGGATGCCACATTGACGCGGGAGAATGGAGGAACGGGCCTGGGCCTGGCCATCAGCAAGAGATTGGTGGAGATGATGGAAGGAAGAATATGGGTGGAGAGCGAGATCAATAGGGGTTCGACCTTCTCCTTCACCATCAAGGCAGATAGAGCCCGGGGAGAGGGCAGATCATTGATCGGTGTCCAGCCCCATCTGGCAGGAAAGAGCATACTGATAGTAGAGGACTGCCGGCCTTGCCGTCATATCCTGGGCGGATATGCCTACTCCTGGGGGATGTCCCCCCTGATTGCCGCATCGGCTCAGGATGCATTAAACTGGATTCAAAGGGGAGACAGATTTGATGTCATCGTTCTGGACATCAATGTGCCCCAGATGGATGGAGTGGCGGTGGCAGAAGAGATCAGGAAGTATGATCGATCCATTCCCCTGATCATGCTGGCCTCCACAGCCGAGCAGATAAGCCCAGGCATCTTCGATGCTTATCTGATAAAGCCCATAAAGCCCTCCCAGTTGCATAAGATCCTGACTGGCATCTTCGTCATCCGTGAGGGCCAAGAGCAGCCAAAACCTTCACGGAGGAGTGAAGAGGCAGAAGAGCAGCCAGATCACCTCAAGATACTCCTGGCAGAGGATAATGCATCCAGCCAGAAGGTGGCTTTGCGGATGCTCAAACGGCTGGGCTACCGGGCAGATGTGGCGGCAAATGGAATTGAGGTACTGCAGGCGCTGGAACGCCAGCCCTATGATCTGGTGCTGATGGATGTGAGAATGCCGGAGATGAACGGCCTGGAGGCTGCAAATATCATCCGCCAGCGCTGGCCTGATAGCGGCCCCTCGATAATTGCAGTTACTGCTTATGCTCTGGAGGGAGACCGGGAGAAGTGCCTTGATGCGGGCATGGATGGATACATCAGCAAGCCCATTCGGATAGAGGATCTATCAGAGAAATTGAGCAACATCCGGCCCCGCCCTTGCCGCAGCAATAGATGA
- a CDS encoding restriction endonuclease — protein sequence MRAQIKEICDFSQIKSLSDLERASTEAIWQNFERLVGHIFEQNDFSVEINIVRTLQRERRQYDVIACRAGRTVLVECKRWSGHRPRLSALKRAIKQHKERCAFYKTLTGREAVAVVVTLIEEEIKTYEGVPVVPVLKLNSFIAEMENGTYG from the coding sequence CTGAGGGCACAAATCAAGGAGATCTGCGACTTCTCCCAGATCAAGTCCCTGAGCGATCTGGAGAGGGCCTCCACTGAGGCCATCTGGCAGAATTTTGAGAGATTGGTCGGTCATATATTCGAACAAAACGATTTTTCTGTGGAAATAAATATAGTGAGGACTCTGCAAAGGGAGCGCAGGCAGTATGACGTCATCGCCTGCAGGGCTGGCAGGACAGTTCTGGTGGAGTGCAAGAGGTGGAGCGGCCACCGCCCCCGGCTATCGGCATTGAAGAGAGCCATCAAGCAGCATAAAGAGAGATGTGCATTCTACAAGACGCTGACTGGAAGAGAGGCTGTAGCTGTGGTGGTGACCCTCATCGAGGAGGAGATCAAGACCTATGAGGGTGTGCCGGTGGTTCCCGTACTGAAGCTCAACTCGTTTATAGCTGAGATGGAAAATGGCACTTATGGATGA
- the fdhF gene encoding formate dehydrogenase subunit alpha, which translates to MSEIKLFIDDREVSVPEGSTILDAARIAGSYVPSLCHHPDLKPIGSCKLCIVSVEGMDQYPTACNTPAAEGMVVHTCTEELQEMRRNTLEMLLALTNHPTSCLFCERKDQCTDLRECMRKFPVTVGCKYCPNDGQCELQEVVQFVGLERIRYQTSFRGLPVLREPFFDRDYNLCIMCSRCVRMCDEVRGQSILFNNPNFHRNHWIGPESLQEADCKFCAACVDVCPTGALFVRSEKWIRPDSTVVTICPYCGVGCSLTLKIFENKILSVTPSREGVVNRGQACVKGHFGLEEIVHHPDRITTPLIKRNGQFEPASWDEALELVVQRLTQIKEKYGPDALGALSSSRCTNEENYLMQKLARAAFGTNNVDNCARVCHAPSVTGLAACFGSGAATNSFDQIEDADVLFIIGSNATEAHPVVSLKIIKAARKGAKIIVADPRKIELVDWASVWLDQKPGTSIALLNGMMNVILREGLEDREFMERRTIGFEELQKTVEEYPPERASQITGVAAEAIIEAARIYARADKAMIIYGLGMTEHTTGTANVMSLGNLAMLTGNVGRRSTGIMPLRGQNNVQGACDMGALPNVYVGYQPVTDPAIRSKFEEAWGAVLPTDPGQTSTEMMERNPGKEIRGLYILGEDPAHTEPDINRVRSTLQSLDFLVVQELFPTETTRYADVILPAASFAECDGTFTNGERRIQRVRKAIPALCGQENWQTICRISQMMGYPMSYSHPSEIMDEIASLAPMFAGVRFDRLDDGGLQWPIPSIDHPGTETMHADNFSCGLGRFNSVEHRPPAEGTDAEYPLILTTGRRREHYNSGSMTRRSKGIMWVWPEETVEISPADARELGIEDGEMVSVRSRRGEVKTRARVTDKSSRGVVFMSFHYQDVLTNLLTNAALDPQAKTPEYKACAVRVEKIKG; encoded by the coding sequence ATGTCAGAAATAAAGCTATTTATCGATGATCGAGAGGTCAGCGTCCCCGAAGGGTCAACCATTCTCGATGCGGCTCGTATTGCGGGCTCGTATGTGCCGTCTTTATGCCATCATCCGGACTTGAAGCCCATTGGCTCTTGCAAGCTGTGCATCGTCTCAGTGGAGGGGATGGACCAATATCCCACAGCCTGCAACACCCCAGCGGCTGAGGGTATGGTGGTCCACACCTGCACTGAGGAGCTGCAGGAGATGAGACGGAATACCCTGGAGATGCTCCTCGCCCTCACCAACCACCCCACCTCCTGCTTATTCTGCGAGAGAAAGGATCAATGCACTGACCTGCGGGAGTGCATGCGCAAATTCCCAGTAACAGTAGGCTGCAAATACTGCCCCAATGATGGCCAGTGCGAGCTGCAGGAGGTCGTACAGTTCGTTGGCCTGGAGAGGATCAGATACCAGACATCATTCCGTGGTCTGCCTGTCTTGAGGGAGCCGTTCTTCGACCGCGACTATAACCTCTGCATAATGTGCAGCCGGTGCGTGAGGATGTGCGATGAGGTGCGCGGCCAGAGCATCCTGTTCAACAACCCCAACTTTCACCGCAACCACTGGATAGGCCCTGAATCTCTGCAGGAGGCGGACTGCAAGTTCTGCGCCGCTTGTGTTGATGTCTGCCCCACCGGAGCCCTCTTCGTCCGCTCTGAGAAATGGATCCGGCCTGACAGCACTGTGGTCACCATCTGCCCCTACTGCGGCGTAGGCTGCAGCCTGACGCTCAAGATCTTCGAGAACAAAATATTATCTGTAACGCCCAGCCGGGAGGGAGTGGTAAACAGAGGCCAGGCCTGCGTCAAAGGCCACTTCGGCTTGGAGGAGATCGTCCACCATCCCGACCGCATAACCACCCCCCTGATAAAGCGGAACGGCCAATTTGAGCCTGCATCCTGGGATGAGGCCCTGGAGCTGGTCGTCCAGAGGCTCACCCAGATCAAAGAGAAGTACGGCCCCGATGCCCTGGGAGCTCTCTCCTCCTCCCGCTGCACCAATGAGGAGAACTACTTGATGCAAAAGCTCGCCCGGGCGGCCTTCGGCACCAATAATGTGGACAACTGCGCCCGAGTCTGTCATGCTCCATCGGTGACCGGCCTGGCCGCCTGTTTCGGCAGCGGAGCGGCCACCAACTCCTTCGACCAGATCGAGGACGCCGATGTCCTCTTCATCATCGGCTCCAATGCCACTGAGGCCCATCCCGTGGTCAGCCTGAAGATAATCAAGGCGGCCAGAAAGGGGGCGAAGATAATCGTCGCCGATCCCCGCAAGATCGAGCTGGTCGATTGGGCCTCAGTCTGGCTCGACCAGAAACCAGGAACCAGCATCGCCCTGCTCAATGGAATGATGAATGTGATCCTCAGAGAGGGCCTGGAGGACAGGGAGTTCATGGAGCGGAGAACGATTGGCTTCGAGGAGCTGCAAAAAACAGTGGAGGAGTACCCGCCGGAGAGGGCATCTCAGATCACTGGAGTGGCAGCAGAGGCTATAATCGAGGCCGCCCGGATCTATGCCCGTGCTGATAAGGCGATGATCATCTACGGCCTGGGCATGACCGAGCATACAACTGGAACCGCCAATGTTATGTCCCTTGGCAATCTGGCGATGCTCACCGGCAATGTCGGTCGCCGCTCAACAGGCATAATGCCCCTGCGCGGTCAGAACAACGTCCAGGGGGCCTGCGATATGGGGGCTCTTCCCAATGTCTATGTCGGCTACCAGCCGGTCACCGACCCCGCCATAAGGTCCAAGTTCGAGGAGGCCTGGGGAGCTGTTCTGCCCACAGATCCGGGCCAGACCTCCACCGAGATGATGGAGCGCAATCCGGGAAAGGAGATCCGCGGGCTTTACATCCTGGGGGAGGATCCCGCCCATACCGAACCCGATATCAACCGGGTGCGATCGACTCTTCAGTCCCTGGATTTCCTGGTGGTGCAGGAGCTCTTCCCCACTGAGACCACCCGCTATGCAGATGTGATCCTGCCCGCGGCCAGCTTTGCTGAGTGCGACGGGACATTCACCAATGGCGAGAGGCGTATTCAAAGGGTGCGCAAGGCAATACCTGCCCTCTGTGGCCAGGAGAACTGGCAGACCATCTGCAGGATCTCTCAGATGATGGGCTATCCCATGAGCTACAGCCATCCCTCAGAGATCATGGATGAGATCGCCTCTCTGGCTCCCATGTTTGCTGGAGTGAGGTTCGACCGTCTGGATGACGGCGGGCTGCAGTGGCCCATACCGTCCATCGACCATCCGGGGACTGAGACTATGCATGCAGATAACTTCAGTTGCGGCCTGGGAAGGTTCAATTCTGTGGAGCACAGGCCCCCTGCAGAGGGCACAGATGCAGAATATCCTCTGATCCTGACCACCGGCAGGAGGCGGGAGCACTACAACTCCGGTTCCATGACCAGGAGGTCCAAGGGCATCATGTGGGTGTGGCCAGAGGAGACTGTGGAGATCAGCCCTGCCGATGCCAGGGAGCTGGGGATCGAGGATGGAGAGATGGTCTCAGTCCGCTCCAGAAGGGGGGAGGTCAAGACCAGGGCCAGGGTTACAGACAAATCCTCCCGGGGAGTGGTCTTCATGTCCTTCCACTATCAGGATGTCCTGACCAACCTCTTGACCAATGCAGCCCTCGATCCCCAGGCCAAGACTCCGGAGTACAAGGCATGTGCAGTCAGGGTGGAGAAGATAAAGGGTTAG
- a CDS encoding acetoin utilization protein AcuC codes for MIYLYYSDCFLSYNFGPEHPLNPIRLSLSCKLIEEEGLLDGKTELVCPSPAREEELALVHTPEYIEAVRLEEPDLAFGLGSDDTPVFPGIFAASSFMAGGSIDAAKRIAEEDCTAFNLAGGLHHAFPTQAAGFCVFNDIALAICILRRRFSRILYLDIDAHHGDGVQQIFYQDRDVLTFSMHESGLYLFPGTGFVEEAGAGQGLGYSVNIPMPMYSGDREFVSAFEEVVPRLFDWFRPEVVVAQIGADTHYSDPLTSLNVTLEGYIHMVRRIIELAGRYSQGRLLALGGGGYNLAVVPAAWSCALHLMRDEPPAEFLPPYFVELFLNEVGYVPLSYPDAEMRPGEKTQERIAVELARTLESLKRIQNEIHPGKL; via the coding sequence TTGATCTATCTCTACTACAGCGACTGCTTCCTGAGCTATAACTTCGGGCCGGAGCATCCTCTCAATCCAATCAGGCTCAGCCTCTCCTGCAAGCTGATCGAGGAGGAGGGTCTGCTGGATGGCAAGACTGAGCTGGTCTGCCCCTCCCCCGCCCGGGAGGAGGAGCTGGCACTGGTTCACACCCCGGAGTATATCGAGGCAGTGAGACTGGAGGAGCCTGACCTGGCCTTCGGCCTGGGAAGCGATGATACACCCGTATTTCCCGGGATCTTTGCCGCTTCAAGCTTCATGGCTGGAGGGAGCATCGATGCCGCCAAAAGGATTGCAGAAGAGGACTGCACTGCATTCAACCTGGCCGGCGGCCTTCATCATGCCTTTCCCACTCAGGCAGCGGGCTTTTGCGTCTTCAATGATATCGCTTTAGCCATCTGCATTCTCAGGAGGAGGTTCTCCCGCATTCTTTACCTGGACATAGATGCTCATCATGGCGATGGCGTGCAGCAGATCTTCTATCAGGACAGGGATGTTCTCACATTCTCCATGCACGAGTCAGGGCTGTACCTCTTTCCCGGTACCGGATTTGTGGAGGAGGCGGGGGCGGGGCAGGGCCTGGGATACTCAGTGAACATCCCCATGCCGATGTACTCCGGGGACAGGGAATTCGTCTCCGCCTTCGAGGAGGTGGTGCCCAGGCTATTTGATTGGTTCCGGCCGGAGGTGGTGGTGGCGCAGATAGGCGCGGACACCCATTACTCCGATCCCCTGACCAGCCTGAATGTCACCTTGGAAGGGTACATCCATATGGTCCGCCGGATAATCGAGCTTGCTGGTCGATACTCTCAGGGCAGGCTGCTCGCTTTAGGAGGGGGAGGGTATAACCTGGCAGTTGTTCCCGCCGCCTGGTCCTGTGCCCTGCATCTGATGAGAGATGAGCCGCCAGCGGAGTTCCTCCCGCCATACTTCGTGGAGCTATTCCTAAACGAGGTGGGCTATGTGCCCCTCTCCTATCCGGATGCAGAGATGAGGCCGGGTGAGAAGACGCAAGAGAGGATAGCAGTAGAGCTGGCAAGGACGCTGGAGAGCCTGAAGAGGATTCAAAACGAGATTCATCCGGGCAAACTGTGA